One window of Brachybacterium ginsengisoli genomic DNA carries:
- a CDS encoding copper resistance CopC family protein produces the protein MTPLSRSAALRPDATRPLTLLALCSALLLAVLIALPAPAQAHDTLLESDPADGAALETSPEAITLTYSSDILDVSPLVRISDESGKQLAEITPTVDGPVATATLAEPLPAGTYTVQWRVVSSDGHPIEGTFTTTIEQDTEAAAEPSDAGGSEDPAQGESADAEAPQDAEATEATSAPAAEPAAEADGGLSMPVLLGILAVVVVGAAVVVVVIVRRRD, from the coding sequence ATGACCCCGCTCAGCCGCTCCGCCGCCCTTCGTCCCGATGCGACCCGCCCGCTCACGCTGCTCGCCCTGTGCAGCGCACTGCTGCTCGCCGTGCTCATCGCCCTGCCCGCCCCGGCGCAGGCGCATGACACGCTGCTGGAGTCGGATCCTGCCGACGGCGCCGCCCTGGAGACCTCTCCGGAGGCCATCACTCTCACCTACTCCTCCGACATCCTCGACGTGAGCCCGCTCGTGCGGATCTCCGACGAGTCCGGGAAGCAGCTGGCCGAGATCACCCCGACGGTCGACGGTCCCGTCGCCACCGCGACCCTCGCCGAGCCGCTGCCGGCCGGGACCTACACGGTCCAGTGGCGCGTGGTCTCCAGCGACGGCCACCCCATCGAGGGCACCTTCACCACGACCATCGAGCAGGACACCGAGGCCGCGGCCGAGCCCAGCGACGCCGGCGGCTCGGAGGATCCCGCGCAGGGCGAGTCCGCCGATGCTGAAGCGCCGCAGGACGCCGAGGCGACCGAGGCCACGTCCGCGCCCGCCGCGGAGCCCGCCGCCGAGGCCGATGGCGGTCTGTCGATGCCGGTGCTGCTCGGCATCCTCGCTGTGGTCGTCGTCGGTGCCGCCGTGGTGGTCGTCGTCATCGTCCGCCGCCGGGACTGA
- a CDS encoding antitoxin: MGFDDALNKAKDFANDNPDKVNQGLDGATDQIKERTPDNIDGHVDSGADAARDHFGLGGDQDENKGN, encoded by the coding sequence ATGGGTTTCGATGACGCGCTGAACAAGGCCAAGGACTTCGCCAACGACAATCCCGACAAGGTCAACCAGGGCCTCGACGGAGCGACCGATCAGATCAAGGAGCGCACCCCGGACAACATCGACGGCCACGTCGATTCCGGCGCGGATGCCGCCCGCGATCACTTCGGTCTCGGTGGCGACCAGGACGAGAACAAGGGCAACTGA